Below is a window of Xyrauchen texanus isolate HMW12.3.18 chromosome 1, RBS_HiC_50CHRs, whole genome shotgun sequence DNA.
TTAACATATTTAAGTGCTATTAAACGATTattagcttcaaatttctgccttttaaaccctctaaaaaaagtgcctcagttttttttttgtttgtttgttttttaaaagcaatattaTGCCACAGTTCTGTCGATTGGTTTTCAATCAGGGAAGCGTGAATCGTGAAGATACGTGGGTCCGTAAAAAAAGAAATACTAGgttatattaacatttttcatgacACTTCTAGTTaaggctgtcaaataaaaattcaaGTATTCGAATATTTGTCGAATTTAGGAAAGATACACTTATTCAAATACTAAAACTGCGCACTCGAATTTAGGATGTGTGGAGCACTTGCGACGTGATCGTATTCTTGCGCTAAAAAGGCTAGACACGgatacaaatacagtttaacacaaagcaggtgtctcgagatgcgttttaaagttatttttaacttgacacggcatctaaaaacAGTGCTTCTGCACGAtacgctgaataaacaaaaacgaAGCGAAACAAATACGTTCTtctagcacgtttacatagaaatatACATCTGGATGTTTGCAAaagcattcggtgtgaacagccccttacagttggtggaggtctttggctgttgcgtcttgctctcttatcagcaTTGCTCAGATTAAGTAGTGGGTTTATCTGTAAAGGAGTTTAAGTTGGAgatgtgtgtctcgagatcctcgcGTTCTGTTCCtttctgttgtgttctgtctgtGTAAATGCCCCTGTCCTGGGATCATGAGTTCAGCCTATCTGGGAATAATTGTACCCTACATACagctgtaattaatgaaaaacactgtggtataTCGCTGTTGTTATGAAGTTTGTGTCTGTGGTAGTATATACTGTGGCaccagtgcaagtgtaacaccatgttgACAGCTATTGAGTATATGAATAGACTAAAActtgtatttttcattttatgcaCTTTAGTTAAAATtggaatgtttttatttaacagcCTGGAaggttctttgcaataatataacacGATGCTGTATGGTTATATGTattcttgtggactaaggaaattatgtcaattaaaaaaaattagctgACTTGACATTCGAATTTGATTCGaatttagaaaacttttaaaGGTAAAAATTAAAATTTCATTTCTCTGCCCAGTTGACAGCCCTACTTCTAGCTTTTTGAATGGCTCTGTCCCTGGATCTGTAAAGGTTGAACCCCCCTGCCCtttgaagttttatttatttatatatatataaaataattttttatttttttaaatacaataatattttattttaataataataaaaaatgcttaCTGTACCTTTTTAAAAGAGTGAAATCAAGGATATGTGTTTTGTCacttaatttaaagggatagttcacccaaaaatgtaaattctcatcattactcaccctcatgccatcccaggtgtgcttgactttctttcttctgctaaacacaaagagttttaaaagaatatctcagctttgtaggtccattcaatctTAGTGAATGTGaacagaactctgaagctccataaagcacataactgcagcataaatgttatcataagactctggtggtttaatccatgtcttcaacaGACGATATAataattgtgggtgagaaacggatcgatatttaagtcctttttatactataaatcacCGCTTTcatattcttttgttttgtttttcacattcttcatgcatattgccacctgcgctggtcaaatgtggagatttatagtaaaaaggaattCAATATCCATCTGTTtcgcacccacacctatcgtatcacttctgaagacatggattcaacctctgtagtcttatggattacttttatgctgcatttgttttttgttttttttcacttgcattttatggacctatagagctgaaatattcttaaaatcttagTTTTTGTCctgcagaataaagtcatacacatctgggatggcaatgatgagagaactgtccctttaaagttaATATCTTTGATGTTATGCATTTACTGTTTTGTACCGTTTGATTTTGTAAGTTATGTTAGTTGATGTCTGGATCACCATACCTTTAACAGAGTGATACGTGCGACTGAATTTGACTTTTTTATATTGTCacatatttattaacattaacagatTTTTCCTGAGAATGACATGTAATGGTAGAACTGATATAAGCCATTtttacactgcaaaggtggcacagaagttGCAGCATTCTGAAGCATGCAGGTGTATTTACTcagactttaaaggtgcactcagttacttcatatcatcttggacttacagtgacacctattggtgtggatgctgcatcattcaaaatcagaaggtttcagatgccattgtagaaattcactatttacaatcagacatgattaatttaatccaagagtgaaagtgtccaagaacaagatggttactgagattaagcgagtagtattcagctggtcatgtgattctaatatggcagcccccatgagggaatCCTccctcatgtagaataaaacagcttttataaggttactgatacaactagagtcctcatctcatgtgagtgctcatgattttattcatACGTTTCAAAATTTTagttcatttctttagaagtaaaacttttttaatggggaaaaattacAGAATGCACCTTTTACACCAGTTACGACTACATAGATAATGTTATGaggttaatgttttaaatatgaaatgacatatttagcaaaacaaaataaatagattGTTCTCTCTCCCATCTTCCCTCATATCCCAGATGAAGGAGGCTCTGTCAGAGATTATTCAATTGGCCACAGTGGACTCTGAGCCATGGGTGTTAATGGTGGCTGACATCCTAAAATCCTTTCCAGAGACGGGCTCACTAAATCTGGACCTGGAGGAGCAGAATCCTAATGTACAAGACATACTTGGAGAGCTACGTGAGAAAGGTCTGTTCAGTGATTCATTTCATCTGCACACATTATAATGTGATCAAAGGGAATGTACCAGATatgaaatgcattttataaatCAGATGGTGTTATGCATGATAattgttgaatttatttaagtTAATGTGTTCGCTTGGTAGCAACCCGATCTTGAACTTCAGTGTATGCACCGTTATTGTGGttgcttagttttttttttggctagCTTAGCTTGTGGGGTGTACCCTCACCTACCTGTCCTTGTAATTGCTGATAGGTGCACTCTGGTAAGAAAGCATCTGTTAAGAATGTAAGTTTGCACTCGGTGTCTGTGTTTGACCCTCTTCCCTTTCTCAGTGAATGAATGTGAAGCGTCCACTATGTTGCCTCTGGAGTGTCAGTACCTGAATAAGAGTGCTTTGACCACGCTGGTGGGGCCACTTACTCCACCCATCAAGCACTTCCAGCTGAAGAGGAAACCCAAGAGTGCAACACTCAGAGCTGAACTCCTGCAGAAATGTACGTTTGAGTATGATTTATTTCCATGGTATTTATCTGTCCAGTGCGTTTTTAAaccaatgtttgtttgtttgctcatTGTTCTTTATTAACTGCTATATTTGTTCTGAAGCAACAGAGACTGCCCAGCAGTTAAAGAAAACAGCAGGAGTGCCGTTCCACTCCAAAGGAAGAGGATTGGTGAAGAAGATTGACACCACAAGtaaaatttatatatatgatCTTTCAAGATGACTTCttttgaatttgtttgaatttttctTAACAAATAGTAAAATTGATCATTAATCATCGTGTTTCCTCTCACAGCGCCGCTGAAGGGCATTCCTAAAGCACCATTCCGCAGCCCGACAACCCCAAGCATGTTCAGCCCCCCCAGCAACAGAACGCCTATTGCTCCTGCTCGCACGCCCCTGCGCAAGGAGAGGGGAGTCAAGGTAATTGAGCAAGGACCCACAATCCAGCTAACACTTATAGTCTAATACCATGTATCGCAAATCAGTGAATTTGTTTACCTTCTTACTAGTATGGATGTCATATCTGTACACAGGTTTGTAAGTGCAATGTCTGCATTTTCTGgttgtatttatttacagttgTTAGATATATCCGAGTTGGATATGGTAGGAGCTGGTAGAGAAGCTAAGAGGAGAAGAAAGACTTTGGGTAAGTTCAggaatatttgttgagaaatttcaTCCCTGCACCTCTGAACTGACTTTTTGGCTGTTTCAAGACCCTCTTTGAAGACAATTGAATTGGATTGGTAGTTTTAATGAATTTGTGTCTTATACAGACACAGAAGCTGTAGAGAAGGCCGCCAAAGAAGAGGCAGTGGTGGAGAACGCAACACCAGACTATGCAGCTGGCTTGGTGTCAACACAGGTAGACTTTGAAATCTTATCGCTGATACACTGGGCGCTTGTCATGTGGGTTTATTGAGCACTTAGAATCAGCAAAACACAATACAATTTTCTCTTTTTATGACAGAAACTGGGGGCGCTAAACAGCGAGAGCACACTGCCATCAACCAGTTACCTTCCAGCCACCCCCAGCATGGTTCCTTCCTCGTCCTACATTCCCAGCTCAGAGACACAGCCAGGTGAGCGCAACATCTTCAAATGTAGGATGAGACTGATGCAAAGTAATGACAAGCTATAGAAAACCGATTGATTAGACAGAACGGATAATCAGACTAGGGTTGTCATCAAAATACAAAGTTTCAGAAATTGATAcaaatttcgataccacagctaAACCTAATGTGCTATTGAGTGCACGCTTGTATTAAACATGTTAAATATGAACATAGTTTTACAAAATAGTAATTATACAAGGAAACAGTAATTATTCAGTGGTTTTCtcatcattatttttgtttggttAATAACAATACAACAGTGGCAAGTCTGTTAGGCTGAATGAAAGGCCTAATGTACTGGTCtgatgtttttaatgtatttatttttttaagttattgtatttttttacattcaattaTGACAGACCCTAATACGtcaccaagacaggcattttAACATAGAAGTGCATTTGCTCATTCACGCCATATTACAGCAAAATCTGGGCTTGTTCAGACCATGAGCGTTCAAAAGCTGACTTTTGGTCTGATACCAATCTGATACTATTTTAGGATCAGATATAGGGCTAAAAGATACGACAATATAAAGTTTCAAATTATATTAATACTTTTCAATTGAATTGATATATTTAATTGAAGAGATTTTGCAATATCTTGATACGTATATATTTTACGGTTTATTTATCAGTGGTAGGGCTTCACATGACACTGAGAGACTTTAAGAAACATGGACAGGGTGTAAAAAATGTTCTGCTGCCGCCGCCCAAGACATTCCTGATATATAGGAGAGAACTGTGCAGGATCACTCAAGCTActcagtcatttttgacccagggaAACCCCTGAAAAAACATCTCCAAAGTACGGGTCAAATCTCAAACAAGttaagaaaatgaagaggagcttgttattaaaacagttGCATCATCTGTGGTGTAGGTTCACAAAACCCAACACAGAGTagaaaaatataatattcaaaCTGTGTTGCACGATGATAATCACTCATAATACAAGCAATTTGTTTTACCTCAAAATAAAGCACACAAAAGAATAATATGGAAGCCAAAAGATACAATCCGCATTCATTTGTCTTTCATTTGTTTTGCAAGAAGTGTTTTTTCATGTATATTTTCTACAAGTAGTGTTTATTTcgttgcgtttttttttttttacccatgtaTTTTTCTCTAGATCtcgagtttcttgaggaaagtttataataatattggtcaacaacatatTAGGCCTGGGCGATAGGACGATGTCTTACAAATCTCCATATCGACACATATTAACCGACGATGGTCAACAATATTGGTAAATGGCGAAACCTGGGAAATCGCCAGATATATTAAACATTAGCCTAAATATTAGAAATTTGCATCCACCAAATGCGACGTGGCTGAATCCAGCTCCTTATTCtcgagctcctcgtccaaataaTTTCATGCACAGGTAATTTTACAACAGTGGTGGGTAACCTGTAAGTCATCTCAGAGTAacaatgacaagaaatgctgttaaacATAGACACATGCTTGAAAAAacactattatattttttttagaacagacaaaagaaaactgtctgaaaactgtttgcaagaatagtgtcatctatgagaatCCTGCAAATGACCTCATTCACAGAGCAGTTCGCACTTATATATTAGGCTTACACCTAATATATAAACTGCTGTTTTCTATTTGTTTAAGCACAGATCAAGTTAAGTAACAAATGTTTTGAAAGTAGAAATTACATGGGTTGTGTTGAACTGTTATATGGGTTGAGGTAAtggtttatattttaaaatattattattatctttacaactgtctttagttcttaatttttaggctattagtaatttcccacctgttgtcatagacgaATACTTGCGTGATTGCAAATGAGGCAGttggagacagtaaatgtttggatttgagaagattttttgataactttattttaattgcttttttgtttagtttaaagtgcaatttgaattcagAAATGTTGGCAGGGGGGTTGACTGAAGAGGTATTGGGATTACTGGatattgggattttttttttttaagccctACAACATATCagattcttttatatatatatatatatatatatatatatatatatatatatatatatatatatacatatatatatactatacatacatacacttttgtcctcttttctcccaatttggaatgcccaattcccttttagtaggtccttgtggtggcgcggttactcgcctcaatccgggtggcagaggacaagtcccagttTCCTCCACCTCTACAGTCAATCTGTGCACCCCTAATCAGACATTGTCATTGTAATCGACACTTCGCTAAGCTCCACCCCCCTTGGGTACTGTTGCttgctctgacaagctttgcagttcttcccataggGATGAATAGGAGTGGTATTTGGCAAAATGTTATCATAAACACAGTTGATAATATTATTACGTGgtctggaatgaagagtgacattttaat
It encodes the following:
- the nelfa gene encoding negative elongation factor A, encoding MASMRESDTGLWLHNKLGSTDELWTPLSIASLLTVSVIDNIRLCFSSLSPPVKLKLLLGMLHLPRRTVDEMKEALSEIIQLATVDSEPWVLMVADILKSFPETGSLNLDLEEQNPNVQDILGELREKVNECEASTMLPLECQYLNKSALTTLVGPLTPPIKHFQLKRKPKSATLRAELLQKSTETAQQLKKTAGVPFHSKGRGLVKKIDTTTPLKGIPKAPFRSPTTPSMFSPPSNRTPIAPARTPLRKERGVKLLDISELDMVGAGREAKRRRKTLDTEAVEKAAKEEAVVENATPDYAAGLVSTQKLGALNSESTLPSTSYLPATPSMVPSSSYIPSSETQPANAGGSGRETINRQSEESSTPNTASASLPGQFKQRPPMYNASTASPTAPTSPTTPTSTPTNNAPPPAATATQPDMPTQPPTTAAQPALTPAPPQTQPKKNLSLTREQMYAAQEMFKTANKVTRPEKALILGFMAGSRENPCPEQGDIIQIKLSEHTEILPKADGTGSTTMLVDTVFEMNYSTGQWTRLKKYKPITNIS